A single window of Nocardioides baekrokdamisoli DNA harbors:
- the msrB gene encoding peptide-methionine (R)-S-oxide reductase MsrB: MAYNVEKSDAEWRAELSPEEYKVLREAGTERAFTGEYTDTETTGVYRCKACQAKLFESDTKFHSGCGWPSFYQPMTDTIEYIEDKSFGMARTEVRCANCGSHLGHVFPDGYGTPTGDRYCINSVSLTLEPKAE, translated from the coding sequence ATGGCCTACAACGTTGAGAAGTCGGATGCGGAGTGGCGCGCCGAGTTGAGCCCGGAGGAGTACAAGGTGCTCCGCGAGGCTGGCACCGAGCGGGCCTTCACCGGCGAATACACCGACACCGAGACGACCGGCGTCTATCGCTGCAAGGCCTGTCAGGCGAAGCTGTTCGAGTCGGACACCAAGTTCCACTCGGGCTGCGGATGGCCGTCGTTCTACCAACCGATGACCGACACGATCGAATACATCGAGGACAAGTCCTTTGGGATGGCGCGGACCGAGGTCCGGTGCGCGAACTGCGGCTCACACCTGGGTCACGTGTTCCCCGACGGGTACGGCACCCCCACCGGCGACCGCTACTGCATCAACTCGGTTTCTCTCACGCTGGAGCCGAAGGCCGAGTAA
- a CDS encoding TfoX/Sxy family protein — protein MAYDENLAARIRDEVGGVPGVMEKKMFGGLAFLVNGNMSVSASGNGGMMLRCWPERTDEFVAQGAERVVMRGKEMNGWIRVSDDLLADDEILATWVAVGLDYARSLPPK, from the coding sequence ATGGCGTACGACGAGAACCTGGCTGCGCGGATCCGTGACGAGGTTGGCGGTGTGCCTGGCGTCATGGAGAAGAAGATGTTCGGCGGCCTGGCCTTCCTGGTCAACGGCAACATGTCCGTCTCGGCGAGCGGCAACGGCGGGATGATGCTGCGCTGCTGGCCGGAGCGGACCGACGAGTTCGTCGCGCAGGGAGCCGAACGCGTAGTCATGCGAGGCAAGGAGATGAACGGCTGGATCAGGGTCTCCGATGACCTCCTGGCGGACGACGAGATCCTGGCGACCTGGGTCGCCGTGGGCCTCGATTACGCCCGTTCGCTCCCGCCGAAGTAG
- a CDS encoding DUF4126 domain-containing protein, with protein sequence MDALALSFTSGWASGLNSYLVVLVLGIADRIGHVQMIPDVLGSWPVLAVAAFMYAFEFVADKIPYLDSVWDGVSTFIRPAVGAAVGALIAGNAHNIHESLNQGWSALVGGSTALGAHATKAGTRLAANTLPEPFTNLLLSFGEDGLVLAVMALALAHPIIAGSIAGVLLVCGIGILFVVIRAIRRGLGAMQEWMRARAVRGQGI encoded by the coding sequence ATGGATGCGCTTGCGCTGAGTTTCACCTCCGGCTGGGCCAGCGGGCTCAACAGCTATCTCGTGGTCCTCGTCCTCGGGATCGCCGACCGGATCGGTCACGTCCAGATGATCCCGGACGTGCTGGGCAGTTGGCCGGTGCTTGCCGTCGCCGCGTTCATGTACGCGTTCGAATTCGTCGCCGACAAGATCCCGTACCTCGACTCGGTCTGGGACGGTGTCTCGACCTTCATCCGTCCGGCTGTGGGAGCTGCGGTCGGCGCGCTGATCGCCGGCAATGCCCACAACATCCACGAGAGCCTCAATCAGGGGTGGAGTGCGCTCGTGGGCGGCAGCACGGCTCTCGGCGCGCACGCGACCAAGGCTGGCACCAGGCTTGCTGCGAACACGTTGCCCGAGCCGTTCACGAACCTGCTGCTGTCGTTCGGCGAGGACGGTCTGGTGCTCGCGGTGATGGCTCTCGCGCTGGCGCATCCGATCATCGCCGGGTCGATCGCAGGCGTCCTGCTGGTGTGCGGCATCGGCATCCTCTTCGTGGTGATCCGCGCCATCCGACGAGGTCTGGGTGCGATGCAGGAATGGATGAGGGCGAGGGCAGTTCGTGGCCAAGGCATCTGA
- a CDS encoding DNA polymerase domain-containing protein, with protein MAKASEAYVLAGEREVRISSPERVIYEATEWTPEVTKLMVAQHFADVAEPMLGAVRNRPVALERWPGGWREGMVLSVGPMGQQNGDGFYSKRLPKGSPDWLTTVQVTTPNGRPIDELCLTEPASMVWAAQMGTLTFHPWAVRGADVDHPDELRIDLDPQPGTTFADVRRVALVADELLRDLGMRGFAKTSGNRGIHVYVRIRPEWSFEDVRHAAIGFGRELERRDSGVTTAWWKEERGERIFVDYNQNNRDRTIASAWSLRPKPGAPVSTPLSWAEVAELKDPQEFNLFTVRERLASSEPVESWAAIDDEAYSLEPLLHLWETLPGGELNFPPDYPKMAGEPPRVQPSKKVAEHWDEDGNRITTE; from the coding sequence GTGGCCAAGGCATCTGAGGCGTACGTACTCGCGGGTGAGCGTGAGGTGCGGATCTCCAGTCCCGAGCGGGTGATCTACGAGGCGACGGAGTGGACACCCGAGGTCACGAAGCTGATGGTGGCCCAGCACTTCGCGGATGTCGCCGAGCCGATGCTCGGCGCGGTCCGCAACCGGCCGGTGGCGCTGGAGCGTTGGCCGGGCGGATGGCGCGAGGGCATGGTGCTGTCGGTCGGTCCGATGGGGCAGCAGAACGGCGACGGCTTCTACTCCAAGCGACTGCCCAAGGGGTCGCCTGACTGGCTGACGACGGTCCAGGTGACGACGCCAAACGGCCGACCGATCGACGAACTGTGCCTGACCGAACCGGCCTCGATGGTGTGGGCTGCCCAGATGGGCACGCTCACGTTCCATCCCTGGGCCGTACGAGGTGCGGACGTCGATCACCCCGACGAGCTGCGGATCGACCTCGATCCCCAGCCCGGGACGACGTTCGCCGACGTACGCCGGGTCGCGTTGGTCGCCGATGAGCTGTTGCGCGATCTGGGGATGCGCGGCTTCGCCAAGACCTCGGGCAACCGCGGCATCCACGTGTACGTACGGATCCGGCCCGAGTGGAGTTTCGAGGACGTACGCCACGCGGCGATCGGCTTCGGTCGCGAACTCGAGCGGCGCGACTCCGGGGTCACCACGGCGTGGTGGAAGGAAGAGCGAGGGGAGCGCATCTTCGTCGACTACAACCAGAACAACCGCGACCGGACGATCGCCTCGGCGTGGTCGTTGCGGCCGAAGCCCGGGGCGCCGGTGTCGACGCCGTTGAGTTGGGCCGAGGTGGCGGAGCTGAAGGACCCGCAGGAATTCAATCTGTTCACGGTGCGTGAGCGGCTGGCGTCGTCGGAACCTGTCGAGTCCTGGGCCGCAATCGACGACGAGGCGTACTCCCTCGAACCGCTGCTGCACCTCTGGGAGACGCTTCCGGGCGGCGAACTGAACTTCCCTCCGGATTATCCGAAGATGGCCGGGGAGCCCCCTCGTGTACAGCCGTCGAAGAAGGTGGCCGAGCACTGGGACGAGGACGGCAACCGCATCACGACGGAGTGA
- a CDS encoding type II toxin-antitoxin system VapC family toxin, with protein sequence MYTAYVDSSLLVKVMLEEVESAAVREWVSGNIVLVSSRLLEAEMRRVAARSGIPQADASEALSYVNLVDVPPSAYFGAGIHPDPDLRTLDALHVTVATMIGVDAIATYDVKMAATANAVGLAVITPS encoded by the coding sequence ATGTACACGGCTTATGTCGACAGTTCGCTGCTCGTGAAGGTGATGCTGGAGGAAGTCGAGTCCGCCGCGGTCCGCGAATGGGTATCCGGCAACATCGTGCTCGTATCGAGCAGGCTGCTTGAGGCCGAGATGCGACGCGTGGCCGCACGATCTGGCATACCGCAGGCGGACGCCAGCGAAGCCCTCTCGTACGTCAACTTGGTCGATGTCCCGCCGTCCGCCTACTTCGGCGCCGGAATCCATCCCGATCCCGATCTGCGAACGCTCGACGCCTTGCACGTCACAGTCGCAACGATGATCGGCGTCGACGCCATCGCCACCTACGACGTGAAGATGGCAGCCACAGCGAACGCCGTGGGATTGGCCGTCATCACTCCGTCGTGA
- a CDS encoding type II toxin-antitoxin system Phd/YefM family antitoxin has protein sequence MSTPTTLSQRELRNNSAQVLRDVEAGQSFIITNHGRPVGRLVPIQELGLPIAVPANPIRPATEIVGHKVDRSSAEILDELRADRF, from the coding sequence ATGAGTACGCCCACGACCCTCTCGCAGCGGGAGCTCCGCAACAACAGCGCCCAGGTGTTGCGCGACGTCGAGGCGGGCCAGTCGTTCATCATCACCAACCACGGGCGACCGGTCGGCCGCCTGGTGCCGATCCAGGAACTCGGCCTGCCGATTGCGGTGCCCGCGAACCCGATCCGCCCAGCGACGGAGATCGTGGGGCACAAAGTCGACCGCTCGTCTGCAGAGATCCTCGATGAGCTCCGCGCGGACCGCTTCTGA
- a CDS encoding adenylate/guanylate cyclase domain-containing protein — protein sequence MVSGGTTPNPLSRYVPRLLIEWLRDAPDTHHRIITGTCVFADLSGYTAMTERLAAQGTAGAEETGEILNDVFEALLSAAYDFGAGLVKWGGDAVLLLFHGEAHAVRATRAAWVMQNTIARVGKVSTSRGPMRVRMSVGIHTGDFHFMLVGRHFQDLVVAGPAMTATARMEAIADPGEVVLSDATAAFLEPDSTRLLPADCHLLITPPDAPLLPRHSALQADVDLGGLFDPVLRDHLMASRGDFEHRAVAAAFVAFGGTDDLLDAEGTSMMYAAIDDLVSHVQEIAAEHGVVLLTTDLAEDGGKFLLVSGVPNKPGDDAARVLATATSVVNIPTRLTLRAGVTYGRVFAGDFGAPFRGTYSLAGDVINLAARLAYSAEDRQVLTTADVLDHTDGSFMAHSRPPVTVKGKSDPVHPMSVTRRATVDVAAHAQLPLIGRDAELATLVAAEAGASEGHGVALDVVGVAGIGKSRLIAEYESVAAVPVVRVDGDLYAPTRPYASVRHLLRSALDVGKTADAGVVGEALTAAVSSVAPHLTPWLPLLAIAAGAAVPATAEVDALDSTTRAERLRRVTSELLGAVLTSPTALVFNDTHAMDDASVGLIRQLCSDVQDRPWSIVIARRPEARVESTFPNSRAVALDTLTIDDADALVVAASTIRIPAPRRAELSERSGGNPLFLRALAETVSAGRDPDVLPSEIEDVLSAHMDRLSPEERGWLRTASVLGTRVDPDLLTEITDEPFDPSGSPRLSEYIRPEPDGMLVFAHHLIQRTAYEALPFRRRRTLHARASYAIERRAGDNLDDAADVLAIHCLRGQRFDAAWQYARTAGRRARERYALSEAAASFEVALEAAGSIPGLPAREVAAVAEDLAELRFAMGQNEQTEHALALARRAARDDHRRSARICLLTSRQRHSEGRYPEALRWITRGRALLDPTNRDDLRLLAELAECASGIHQTRGSVQKLRTWAETATDEARRCGDTQLAASALSQLAIAKAQAGETWDPVDMAESTSWNLKVLGEITNRLGVAAYYAGDLATAEFRYAEAEVHARKAGQESKAAVYLANRAEVLVNLQRFEEALPLLDRVIDELRSTQSNVYLPFALALMAQATYGARGADAALPIFEAAHQHALEFNDSDVVTESASWIGRIGRDVSNLRA from the coding sequence ATGGTCTCCGGAGGGACGACCCCGAACCCGCTGAGCCGGTACGTCCCGCGCCTGCTCATCGAATGGTTGCGCGATGCTCCGGACACCCACCATCGGATCATCACCGGCACCTGTGTCTTCGCTGACCTGTCGGGCTACACCGCCATGACCGAGCGCCTGGCCGCGCAGGGCACCGCGGGGGCGGAGGAGACGGGCGAGATCCTCAACGACGTCTTCGAGGCACTGCTCTCGGCGGCGTACGACTTCGGCGCCGGTCTGGTGAAGTGGGGCGGCGACGCGGTGCTGCTGCTGTTCCACGGCGAGGCCCACGCGGTACGCGCGACGCGAGCCGCCTGGGTCATGCAGAACACGATCGCGCGGGTCGGCAAGGTGTCCACGTCACGCGGTCCGATGCGCGTGCGGATGTCCGTCGGCATCCACACCGGCGACTTCCATTTCATGCTCGTCGGGCGGCACTTCCAGGATCTGGTCGTCGCCGGGCCGGCGATGACGGCGACGGCGCGGATGGAGGCGATCGCCGACCCGGGTGAGGTCGTCCTGAGCGACGCCACCGCCGCCTTCCTCGAACCGGACAGCACCCGGCTGCTGCCGGCGGACTGCCACCTCCTCATCACGCCGCCGGACGCACCGCTGCTCCCCCGGCACAGCGCACTGCAGGCCGATGTCGATCTCGGCGGGCTCTTCGACCCCGTGCTTCGCGACCATCTGATGGCCTCGCGCGGCGATTTCGAACACCGGGCCGTCGCCGCGGCTTTCGTCGCCTTCGGCGGCACCGACGATCTGCTCGACGCCGAGGGCACGAGCATGATGTACGCAGCGATCGACGACCTGGTGAGTCACGTCCAGGAGATCGCCGCCGAGCACGGCGTGGTGTTGCTGACGACCGATCTGGCCGAGGACGGCGGCAAGTTCCTGCTGGTCAGCGGCGTACCCAACAAGCCCGGCGACGACGCCGCGCGGGTCCTGGCCACGGCCACCTCGGTCGTCAACATTCCGACACGGCTGACGTTGCGCGCCGGGGTGACGTACGGGCGGGTCTTCGCCGGGGATTTCGGGGCACCGTTCCGCGGGACGTACTCGCTGGCCGGCGACGTGATCAATCTGGCGGCCCGACTCGCGTACTCCGCCGAGGACCGGCAGGTGCTCACCACCGCCGACGTTCTCGATCACACGGACGGCTCGTTCATGGCGCATTCGCGGCCGCCAGTCACGGTCAAGGGCAAGAGCGACCCCGTCCACCCGATGAGCGTGACCCGGCGGGCCACGGTCGACGTTGCGGCTCACGCCCAGTTGCCGCTGATCGGCCGTGACGCCGAACTCGCGACCCTCGTCGCGGCGGAGGCCGGAGCATCCGAAGGGCACGGCGTCGCCCTCGACGTGGTCGGCGTTGCCGGCATCGGGAAGTCGCGCCTGATCGCGGAGTACGAGTCGGTGGCAGCCGTGCCGGTCGTCCGCGTCGACGGGGACCTGTACGCGCCGACCAGGCCGTACGCGTCCGTGCGTCATCTGTTGCGTTCTGCCCTCGACGTCGGGAAGACCGCCGATGCGGGAGTCGTCGGGGAGGCCCTCACGGCCGCTGTGTCCTCCGTGGCTCCGCATCTGACCCCGTGGCTGCCCCTGCTGGCCATCGCTGCCGGAGCAGCGGTGCCGGCGACCGCAGAGGTCGACGCGCTCGACTCGACCACCCGCGCCGAACGACTCCGCCGGGTCACCAGCGAACTGCTCGGTGCCGTCCTCACCTCCCCCACGGCCCTGGTGTTCAACGACACCCACGCGATGGACGACGCCTCGGTCGGGCTGATCCGACAACTGTGCAGCGACGTGCAGGACCGCCCGTGGTCGATCGTGATCGCGCGTCGGCCCGAGGCGCGCGTGGAGTCGACGTTCCCGAACTCGAGGGCGGTCGCCCTCGACACCCTCACCATCGACGATGCCGACGCGCTCGTCGTCGCTGCATCGACGATCCGCATCCCGGCTCCCCGACGCGCGGAGCTCTCCGAACGCTCCGGAGGCAACCCGCTGTTCCTGCGGGCTCTGGCCGAGACCGTCTCGGCTGGACGGGACCCGGACGTACTCCCGAGTGAGATCGAGGACGTTCTCTCGGCCCACATGGACCGGCTCTCACCCGAGGAGCGCGGCTGGCTGCGTACGGCCTCGGTCCTCGGCACCCGGGTCGATCCGGACCTCCTCACGGAGATCACCGACGAGCCGTTCGACCCGTCCGGATCGCCGCGACTGAGCGAATACATCCGCCCCGAACCGGACGGAATGCTGGTCTTCGCGCACCACCTCATCCAGAGGACCGCGTACGAGGCGCTGCCCTTCCGCCGACGTCGCACGCTGCACGCGCGGGCGTCGTACGCCATCGAACGCCGGGCCGGCGACAACCTCGACGACGCCGCCGATGTCCTCGCGATCCATTGCCTGCGCGGGCAACGGTTCGACGCGGCCTGGCAGTACGCCCGGACGGCCGGGCGGAGGGCACGAGAGAGGTACGCACTCAGCGAGGCGGCCGCGAGCTTCGAAGTAGCCCTCGAAGCAGCTGGATCCATCCCCGGTTTGCCTGCACGCGAGGTGGCCGCTGTGGCTGAGGACCTGGCCGAGCTGCGCTTCGCCATGGGTCAGAACGAACAGACCGAGCACGCCCTGGCACTCGCCCGTCGCGCCGCACGGGACGACCATCGCCGCAGCGCCCGCATTTGCCTGCTCACATCACGGCAGCGTCATTCGGAAGGCCGCTATCCCGAAGCGCTGCGGTGGATCACACGCGGGCGAGCCCTTCTAGACCCGACAAATCGAGATGACCTCCGGCTTCTCGCCGAACTGGCCGAATGCGCATCCGGAATTCACCAGACCCGAGGATCGGTGCAAAAGCTCCGAACATGGGCCGAGACGGCGACGGACGAAGCTCGTCGATGCGGCGACACCCAACTCGCAGCAAGCGCGCTCAGCCAGTTGGCCATCGCGAAAGCTCAAGCAGGCGAGACTTGGGACCCAGTGGATATGGCCGAGTCAACGTCATGGAACCTCAAGGTGCTGGGCGAAATCACCAACCGCCTCGGGGTCGCTGCGTATTACGCCGGCGATCTCGCCACTGCCGAATTCCGCTACGCCGAGGCAGAAGTTCACGCGCGGAAGGCAGGGCAAGAATCCAAGGCCGCCGTCTACCTGGCCAACCGCGCAGAGGTGCTCGTGAACCTGCAGCGATTTGAGGAGGCGCTGCCATTGCTTGACCGAGTAATCGATGAACTTCGGAGCACCCAGTCGAACGTGTATCTACCGTTCGCCTTGGCTCTGATGGCACAGGCGACATACGGCGCTCGCGGCGCCGACGCAGCATTGCCCATTTTCGAGGCCGCCCACCAACACGCTCTTGAGTTCAACGATTCCGACGTGGTCACCGAATCCGCCTCATGGATCGGTCGGATCGGCCGCGACGTTTCGAATCTCAGGGCGTGA
- a CDS encoding class I SAM-dependent methyltransferase, which yields MAEASTNDAAFVGNIPLMYDDLLVPIFFEEPARSVAAVIAALEPVSILETAAGTGALTRELLSATPAHLTATDLNAPMIDAALRRTASERVTWDVADALDLRYPDASFDVVTCQFGAMFFPDRVRGYAEARRVLKPGGSFVFTVWDTIENNAISDVVTQALRLEAGEVELDFLVRTPYGHAQDDTLTSELIEAGFTDVALSRVDGVCITDARDGAIAVCEGTPLRGEIERHPTMTLGRAVGLAATALRDRFGDGVFHAPMRWVEIVAR from the coding sequence ATGGCCGAGGCAAGCACCAACGACGCGGCATTCGTCGGCAACATCCCCCTGATGTACGACGACCTCCTGGTGCCGATCTTCTTCGAGGAGCCGGCGCGCAGTGTCGCGGCAGTGATCGCGGCCCTGGAGCCGGTCAGCATCCTGGAGACGGCTGCCGGCACCGGCGCCCTCACGCGTGAGTTGCTGTCCGCCACTCCGGCCCACCTCACTGCGACCGACCTGAATGCGCCGATGATCGACGCCGCACTGAGGCGGACCGCCAGCGAACGGGTCACGTGGGACGTCGCTGATGCCCTCGACCTGCGCTATCCGGACGCCAGTTTCGACGTCGTCACCTGTCAGTTCGGGGCGATGTTCTTCCCGGATCGTGTACGCGGCTACGCCGAGGCCCGGCGGGTGCTGAAGCCTGGCGGGTCTTTCGTGTTCACGGTGTGGGACACGATCGAGAACAACGCGATCTCAGATGTCGTGACGCAGGCGCTCCGGCTGGAGGCCGGCGAGGTCGAGTTGGACTTCCTCGTGCGGACCCCGTACGGCCACGCCCAGGACGACACTCTGACATCCGAACTCATCGAGGCCGGGTTCACCGACGTCGCGCTCTCGCGCGTCGACGGCGTCTGCATCACCGACGCGCGTGACGGCGCGATCGCGGTTTGCGAAGGCACGCCGCTGCGGGGCGAGATCGAGAGACACCCCACGATGACCCTGGGGCGCGCCGTGGGACTGGCCGCGACGGCGCTGCGGGACCGCTTCGGAGACGGCGTGTTCCATGCCCCGATGCGTTGGGTGGAGATCGTCGCCCGCTAG
- a CDS encoding ATP-dependent DNA ligase, with translation MNLPVVPPVLPMLAKPAKTFPTEGYSYEPKWDGFRCLVFKDGDTVELTSRNTKPLTRYFPEVVEALREVLPDRIVLDGEIFVATGSRLEFDVLQERIHPAASRIARLSAETPAQYAAFDLLALGDEAYLDRPFSERRAALESALAGLSSPTVALTRTTTDPAEAAAWFTQFEGAGLDGVIGKPLGGTYTPNQRTLLKFKHERTADVVLVGMREHKNSTPERRLLGSMLLGLWEGDNLAHIGVAASFTEKRRAELWDELSALVVPMSEHPWAAWEEWAVANPSRAAGTQSRWSAGKDLSFTPLRPERVLEVAYDHMEGRRFRHTAQFRRWRTDRDPETCGYDQLDEPVSYDLADVLGR, from the coding sequence GTGAACCTTCCCGTGGTGCCGCCCGTCCTCCCGATGCTGGCGAAGCCCGCCAAGACCTTCCCCACCGAGGGCTACTCGTACGAGCCGAAATGGGACGGGTTCCGGTGTCTGGTATTCAAGGACGGCGACACCGTCGAACTCACCTCGCGCAACACCAAGCCGCTGACCCGGTACTTCCCCGAGGTCGTCGAGGCTCTGCGAGAGGTGCTGCCGGACCGGATCGTGCTGGACGGCGAGATCTTCGTGGCCACCGGTTCGCGGTTGGAGTTCGATGTCCTGCAGGAGCGGATCCATCCGGCCGCCTCGAGGATCGCTCGCCTGAGCGCCGAGACGCCGGCGCAGTACGCGGCCTTCGACCTGCTCGCACTCGGCGACGAGGCTTACCTTGATCGGCCGTTCTCCGAGCGACGAGCAGCGCTCGAGTCGGCGCTGGCCGGGCTGTCGTCACCGACCGTCGCCCTCACGCGTACGACCACCGACCCGGCGGAAGCGGCGGCGTGGTTCACCCAGTTCGAAGGCGCCGGACTCGACGGCGTGATCGGGAAGCCGCTGGGCGGGACGTACACGCCGAACCAGCGGACCCTGCTCAAGTTCAAGCACGAGCGGACGGCCGACGTGGTGCTCGTCGGTATGCGCGAGCACAAGAACTCGACCCCCGAGCGACGCCTCCTCGGGTCGATGCTGTTGGGCTTGTGGGAGGGCGACAACCTGGCGCACATCGGGGTCGCGGCGTCGTTCACCGAGAAGCGTCGGGCCGAGCTGTGGGACGAGTTGTCCGCACTGGTGGTGCCGATGTCCGAGCACCCGTGGGCGGCCTGGGAGGAATGGGCTGTCGCCAACCCCTCACGCGCAGCTGGGACCCAGTCGCGCTGGTCAGCCGGGAAGGATCTTTCCTTCACTCCCCTGCGCCCGGAGCGAGTGCTCGAGGTCGCGTACGACCACATGGAGGGTCGCCGTTTCCGACACACGGCTCAGTTCCGGCGCTGGCGGACGGACCGCGACCCGGAGACGTGTGGGTACGACCAACTCGACGAGCCGGTGTCGTACGACCTTGCGGATGTGCTGGGGCGCTAG
- a CDS encoding asparaginase domain-containing protein: MTVRIVTTGGTIDKFYSARGEMEIDEPAVVELLAIGNNAVDVVVESVVAKDSLDFDDADRARILEAVRTAPERCILITHGTDTLTETGALLDAADLGGRTVVLTGAMQPAAMKESDAAFNLGAGLMAAQLAPAGVWIAMNGRVLPARDAIKDRSVGRFVLNPEH, translated from the coding sequence GTGACCGTTCGGATCGTCACGACCGGCGGAACGATCGACAAGTTCTACTCGGCCCGCGGCGAGATGGAGATCGATGAGCCTGCGGTGGTCGAGCTGCTCGCGATCGGCAACAACGCGGTCGATGTCGTCGTCGAATCCGTCGTCGCCAAGGACAGCCTCGACTTCGACGACGCCGACCGGGCGCGCATCCTGGAGGCGGTACGCACCGCGCCCGAGCGTTGCATCCTGATCACTCACGGCACGGACACCCTCACCGAGACGGGGGCGCTCCTTGATGCCGCAGACCTGGGAGGCCGGACCGTGGTCCTGACCGGCGCGATGCAGCCGGCAGCGATGAAGGAATCAGACGCAGCGTTCAACCTCGGCGCCGGATTGATGGCCGCTCAGTTGGCCCCGGCAGGCGTCTGGATCGCCATGAACGGTCGCGTGCTCCCCGCCCGCGACGCGATCAAAGACCGGTCGGTGGGTCGCTTCGTGCTGAACCCCGAGCACTGA